A DNA window from Bacillus andreraoultii contains the following coding sequences:
- a CDS encoding sensor histidine kinase, which translates to MTDVLPDIPRYYTALAEWLACMIYISILKKKITGWQFVVISGIALVVQSVFLVVTKDLPIAFWIPCMILAIGMMLLYIYMMCDITMTEAGYFSIRAFVAAELMASLEWQVHFYFWNTTNSHVIDEMTLLFTIYGLSFFIIWLLEKRHVPVEGKLNIRQRELWSTVLIGVAVFSISNLSFITTRTPFSGQYAQEIFNIRTLVDLGGFAILYAYHIQLNELRIRYELKAVQNILQNQYVQYQQSKESIEMINYKYHDLKNQIIALKAEEDPEKRNAYLTKMENDIKFYEAQHKTGNHVLDTLLASKNINCIKNGITLTCVADGTLLHFMDVVDICTIFGNALDNAIEYEQQIAEKEKRLIHVSVFAQKGFLMIRFENYFEGKLTIEGDLPATTKKDTFNHGYGLKSIRYTVQKYGGVVNVGEKDNWFELKVLIPMKN; encoded by the coding sequence GTGACTGATGTCCTCCCAGATATTCCGCGATATTATACTGCTCTAGCGGAATGGCTTGCATGCATGATTTACATTTCGATTTTAAAAAAGAAAATTACTGGATGGCAGTTCGTTGTTATATCCGGGATTGCGCTTGTTGTCCAATCTGTGTTTCTAGTTGTTACAAAAGATTTGCCTATTGCTTTTTGGATACCATGTATGATTTTGGCTATCGGGATGATGCTTCTATATATATATATGATGTGTGATATAACAATGACGGAAGCTGGTTATTTTAGTATTCGAGCATTTGTCGCAGCAGAACTCATGGCCTCTTTGGAATGGCAAGTTCATTTTTATTTTTGGAATACGACGAACAGTCATGTAATAGATGAAATGACTCTCTTATTTACGATTTATGGATTATCCTTTTTCATTATTTGGTTACTTGAAAAACGTCACGTACCAGTTGAAGGCAAATTGAATATTAGACAACGTGAATTGTGGTCAACTGTCCTTATAGGTGTAGCGGTATTTAGTATAAGTAACTTAAGTTTTATAACAACAAGAACACCGTTTAGTGGCCAGTATGCGCAAGAAATATTTAATATTCGTACTTTAGTAGATTTAGGTGGATTTGCGATTCTATATGCCTATCATATTCAATTAAACGAATTACGAATCAGATATGAATTGAAAGCTGTGCAAAATATTTTACAAAATCAATATGTTCAATATCAGCAATCGAAAGAAAGTATCGAAATGATTAATTATAAGTACCATGATTTAAAGAATCAAATTATTGCCCTTAAAGCGGAAGAAGACCCTGAGAAAAGAAATGCTTACTTAACGAAGATGGAAAATGATATAAAATTTTACGAGGCACAACATAAAACAGGCAATCATGTATTAGATACATTGTTAGCTAGTAAAAATATAAACTGTATTAAAAATGGAATTACATTAACTTGTGTAGCAGATGGAACTCTGCTTCATTTTATGGATGTAGTTGATATTTGTACGATTTTCGGAAATGCTTTAGATAATGCAATTGAATATGAGCAACAAATTGCAGAAAAGGAAAAAAGGTTAATCCATGTATCTGTGTTTGCCCAAAAAGGATTTTTAATGATTCGCTTTGAAAATTATTTTGAAGGGAAACTAACCATTGAAGGAGACTTGCCAGCAACGACAAAGAAGGACACATTTAATCATGGTTATGGATTGAAAAGTATTCGCTACACGGTCCAGAAATATGGTGGAGTCGTAAATGTGGGAGAAAAAGACAATTGGTTTGAGTTGAAGGTTTTAATACCTATGAAAAACTAA
- a CDS encoding LytR/AlgR family response regulator transcription factor, which translates to MIRIAIVEDETVYKEQLIEYLKEFEQERSETLKIDTFSDGDEIVENYQAQFDIILMDIQMNFMDGMSAAEEIRKIDSEVVIIFITNLAQYAIKGYEVDALDYILKPISYFQFSERLNRAVERMKRRETQYLTIKVKGGGFRRFIVSEIYYVESLGHDLIFYTKEEDFHTIGTMKELEKQLSAYHFFRAHKGYLVNLEHVEGMNENCAIVKGNELLVSRPKRKVFMEALANYWGEVIK; encoded by the coding sequence ATGATTCGAATTGCTATCGTTGAAGATGAAACCGTTTATAAAGAACAATTAATAGAATACCTTAAAGAGTTTGAACAAGAACGTTCTGAAACTTTAAAAATAGATACTTTTTCTGATGGTGATGAAATTGTAGAAAATTATCAAGCCCAATTCGATATCATTTTAATGGATATCCAAATGAACTTTATGGATGGAATGTCTGCAGCTGAAGAAATTAGGAAAATCGATTCAGAAGTTGTCATTATTTTTATAACGAATTTGGCACAGTATGCAATAAAAGGATATGAAGTAGATGCGCTTGATTATATTTTGAAACCGATATCATACTTTCAATTTTCTGAACGTTTAAACCGAGCAGTTGAGAGAATGAAAAGAAGAGAAACTCAATATTTAACAATTAAAGTAAAAGGGGGAGGGTTTAGACGTTTTATTGTATCTGAGATTTATTATGTTGAAAGTTTAGGGCATGATTTGATTTTTTATACAAAAGAAGAAGATTTTCATACAATAGGAACGATGAAAGAGCTAGAGAAACAATTATCCGCGTATCATTTTTTTCGTGCTCATAAAGGGTACTTAGTAAATTTAGAACATGTAGAAGGAATGAACGAAAACTGTGCGATTGTTAAAGGAAATGAACTACTTGTAAGCCGTCCGAAACGAAAAGTATTTATGGAAGCGTTAGCGAATTATTGGGGTGAGGTGATCAAGTGA
- a CDS encoding 5-methyltetrahydropteroyltriglutamate--homocysteine S-methyltransferase, with protein MTTKTKIRAPFKADQVGSLLRPERIHEARKNFQEGTITAEELRTIETEEIKRIVDKQIEVGLKAVTDGEFRRRFWHTDFMEYLNGVEGYIPEQGYQFVGVETEKYNVRVVGKVSFNPNHPHLRDFIEFKEIVGDRAIAKMTIPSPNQFFNAGIRNEDIYPDIEEYVKDIVQAYRDAIQAFYKAGCRYLQLDDVYIAGLCAPKLPFADSELEREKLIDLALRVANGVLEGKPDDLVVTTHLCRGNYQSAWAFEGPYDKIASQFFAKEKVDGFFLEYDDERSGGFEPLRYIPKGGPQVVLGVFTSKSGKLEDKETIKARVEEAAKYVPVEQICLSTQCGFASTHHGNKLTEEEQWEKLKYIVELSKEILG; from the coding sequence ATGACAACAAAAACAAAAATTAGAGCACCTTTTAAAGCAGATCAAGTTGGTAGCTTACTAAGACCAGAACGAATTCATGAGGCAAGAAAGAACTTTCAAGAAGGGACAATCACTGCAGAAGAACTTCGAACAATTGAAACAGAAGAAATCAAGCGTATTGTGGATAAACAAATTGAAGTTGGTCTAAAAGCAGTAACTGACGGTGAATTTAGACGAAGATTTTGGCACACTGATTTTATGGAATATTTAAATGGAGTAGAAGGATATATTCCTGAACAAGGCTACCAATTCGTCGGTGTAGAAACAGAAAAATATAATGTTCGTGTCGTTGGCAAAGTGAGTTTTAACCCAAATCATCCACATTTACGTGATTTCATCGAATTTAAAGAAATTGTTGGGGACCGGGCCATTGCCAAAATGACGATTCCAAGTCCTAACCAATTTTTCAATGCTGGCATTCGCAATGAAGATATTTATCCAGATATAGAAGAATATGTAAAAGATATTGTTCAAGCGTATCGTGATGCCATCCAAGCATTTTATAAGGCTGGGTGCCGTTACTTACAACTAGATGATGTATATATTGCTGGACTTTGTGCACCTAAATTACCATTTGCTGATAGTGAATTAGAAAGAGAAAAATTAATTGATTTAGCCTTGCGTGTTGCAAATGGTGTTTTAGAAGGTAAACCAGACGATTTAGTCGTGACAACACATTTATGTCGCGGAAATTATCAATCTGCTTGGGCGTTTGAAGGTCCATATGACAAAATTGCCTCCCAATTCTTTGCTAAAGAAAAAGTTGATGGATTCTTCCTTGAGTACGATGACGAACGATCTGGTGGCTTTGAACCATTACGCTATATTCCTAAAGGTGGGCCACAAGTCGTTCTTGGGGTATTCACGTCAAAATCTGGTAAATTAGAAGATAAAGAGACAATAAAAGCGCGTGTTGAAGAAGCGGCAAAATATGTTCCAGTAGAGCAAATTTGCTTAAGTACCCAATGTGGATTTGCCTCCACGCACCACGGAAATAAATTAACAGAAGAAGAACAATGGGAGAAGTTAAAATATATTGTAGAACTTTCCAAAGAGATATTAGGATAA
- a CDS encoding HAD-IA family hydrolase, which yields MNILWDLDGTLFDTYPKLVESFIKLSGEPLDPDEVLRWMKKDSKQTFKHFGISEDKREEFQQIDFEFKDEDKKPFPYVEDVLKMADKNVIVTHRNRESTLRLLKHWNLDQYFNEVVCPEEDGFPRKPDVASYVYVHEKYHIDLVIGDRALDVIPGKKLGIRTCLFQNDEAEADFHISSYQKFSEILKSTGFQS from the coding sequence GTGAATATTTTATGGGATCTAGATGGAACATTATTCGACACATATCCAAAACTAGTAGAATCTTTTATAAAACTTTCAGGAGAACCATTAGATCCAGATGAAGTCTTACGCTGGATGAAAAAAGATTCAAAACAAACATTTAAACATTTTGGAATTTCAGAAGATAAGCGAGAAGAATTCCAACAAATTGATTTTGAATTTAAAGATGAAGATAAGAAGCCATTTCCTTACGTTGAAGATGTGTTAAAAATGGCAGACAAAAATGTTATTGTTACCCATCGCAATCGTGAGTCGACACTTCGCTTGTTAAAACATTGGAACTTAGATCAATATTTTAATGAAGTTGTCTGTCCAGAAGAGGATGGTTTTCCACGTAAACCTGATGTTGCTTCATACGTTTATGTACATGAAAAATATCATATTGATCTTGTCATCGGTGACCGGGCGTTAGACGTCATACCTGGTAAAAAGCTTGGTATACGGACTTGCTTATTTCAAAATGACGAGGCCGAAGCCGATTTCCATATTTCCTCTTATCAAAAGTTCTCGGAAATACTTAAGAGTACTGGTTTTCAAAGTTAA
- a CDS encoding putative bifunctional diguanylate cyclase/phosphodiesterase, producing MEIIFVGMRFRNGRKAKMFYVDAFFWLTIGWILTFFVTKSFLSGDALFFVIGKTMINALFNVLIADMLLAYFPFYKFHRKSNKNHVSIHQFLSHITFMSILIPIFLNVAINVWNMRDYIQHDVLNRSIETANRVENEMKHLSKNELLMAEVRQSEKLENLIRQNSSGNFKLTITNKDHQILAPKVSQQGNFLTHTQHYNINKVSTNFYVALSKEHSNRPTILTWNAGQYVYIKELKHLDLKIVIQYPIFQYQKRIYTNFLDQLKLSLIFALVTIVLVKIVSHKFTVNLRELTDITTGLPKKILTNENVTWSESHISELRLLTNNLMKMADKIKQLFQESAHMNRKLSKQTEKLKKSEDQLHELAYYDVLTKLPNRLHFQQYVRNLIQQKRENPFAILFIDINQFKQINDTLGHDAGDTLLKMAATKLSDIRNDEKEVFRLGGDEFVIVHCFDDKSELMSTVNSVLDKFNDSISVLNQMFYVTVSVGVSVYPIDGNNLDTLVKSADLAMYKSKAIGGNVAQFFDETMRDKFQRRVEIENRLRVAVELGTFEQYYQPKVRDRQVVSMEALIRWYDQTLGLISPGYFIPIAEEMGLVTKIDEWSLNQACRQIKRWQDLGYRKIPVSVNISAKFFQQDSLIELVKKTLRETELEPRYLKLEITESVFIQKPKRVAKVIDHLKQLGVQISIDDFGKGYSSLYPLMQLPIDEIKIDRVFIQNIDQDEKKAFIVKSICDIAHGLKLNIVAEGVETENERALLNQMGCDEIQGYLYSPPVKREEMEQLLHR from the coding sequence TTTTGGTTAACAATCGGTTGGATACTTACCTTTTTTGTTACGAAGTCATTTTTGTCAGGCGATGCACTATTTTTTGTTATTGGGAAGACAATGATTAATGCTTTATTTAATGTACTCATAGCTGATATGTTGTTGGCGTATTTCCCATTTTATAAGTTTCATCGTAAAAGTAATAAAAATCATGTGAGTATTCATCAATTTTTATCCCATATTACGTTTATGTCGATTCTTATCCCGATTTTCTTAAATGTGGCAATCAATGTATGGAATATGAGGGATTATATTCAACATGATGTACTAAATCGTTCAATAGAAACGGCAAATCGTGTGGAAAATGAGATGAAACACTTAAGTAAAAATGAGCTTTTAATGGCAGAAGTTAGGCAAAGTGAAAAGTTGGAGAATTTAATAAGACAAAACAGTTCAGGAAATTTCAAACTCACCATCACAAATAAAGATCATCAAATACTCGCTCCAAAGGTGTCTCAACAAGGTAATTTTCTTACACATACCCAACATTACAATATAAATAAGGTCTCAACGAATTTTTATGTAGCTTTATCAAAAGAACATAGCAACAGGCCAACAATCTTAACATGGAACGCTGGTCAATATGTATACATAAAGGAATTAAAGCATTTAGACTTGAAAATAGTTATTCAATACCCTATTTTTCAATACCAAAAACGTATTTATACGAACTTTTTAGATCAATTGAAACTATCATTAATTTTTGCGCTTGTAACTATAGTTCTTGTAAAAATAGTGAGCCATAAATTTACTGTTAATCTTAGAGAACTAACGGATATAACGACCGGACTGCCAAAGAAAATACTTACAAATGAGAATGTGACATGGTCAGAAAGTCATATTTCAGAGTTACGCCTTTTAACGAATAATTTAATGAAAATGGCCGATAAAATAAAGCAATTATTTCAGGAAAGTGCACACATGAATCGGAAACTTTCTAAGCAAACAGAAAAACTGAAGAAGTCTGAGGACCAGTTACATGAGTTAGCTTACTATGATGTGTTAACAAAATTACCAAATCGTCTCCATTTCCAGCAGTATGTACGAAATCTCATACAGCAAAAAAGAGAGAATCCATTCGCCATCCTATTTATTGATATCAACCAGTTTAAACAAATCAATGATACACTTGGCCATGATGCAGGGGATACGTTATTAAAAATGGCAGCAACAAAATTAAGTGACATCCGCAATGATGAAAAGGAAGTTTTTCGTCTTGGAGGGGATGAATTCGTTATTGTTCATTGTTTTGATGATAAAAGTGAGTTAATGAGTACAGTGAATTCAGTTTTAGATAAATTTAATGATAGTATTTCAGTTCTTAATCAAATGTTTTATGTAACAGTTAGTGTCGGTGTTAGTGTATATCCTATTGATGGGAATAATCTTGATACACTTGTCAAAAGTGCAGATTTAGCAATGTATAAATCAAAAGCAATCGGAGGAAATGTAGCTCAATTTTTTGATGAAACGATGCGCGATAAGTTCCAACGACGAGTTGAAATTGAGAATAGGCTGCGTGTTGCCGTTGAACTGGGTACATTTGAGCAATATTATCAACCAAAAGTCAGAGATAGACAAGTTGTTAGTATGGAGGCGCTTATCCGCTGGTATGATCAAACATTAGGATTGATATCTCCAGGTTATTTTATACCGATAGCCGAAGAAATGGGATTAGTAACAAAAATAGATGAATGGTCATTAAATCAAGCTTGTCGGCAGATAAAACGATGGCAAGATCTTGGTTATAGAAAGATTCCGGTTTCAGTAAATATATCAGCAAAGTTTTTCCAACAAGATTCTTTAATTGAGCTTGTTAAAAAAACGCTACGAGAAACGGAACTTGAACCAAGATACTTAAAATTAGAGATTACTGAAAGTGTTTTTATACAGAAACCGAAGCGTGTTGCTAAGGTGATTGATCATTTAAAACAACTTGGTGTACAAATTTCAATAGATGATTTTGGTAAAGGGTACTCATCACTTTATCCGTTAATGCAGTTGCCAATTGATGAAATAAAAATTGATCGCGTGTTTATTCAAAATATTGATCAAGATGAAAAAAAGGCTTTCATTGTTAAATCAATATGTGATATTGCTCATGGTTTAAAACTGAATATAGTCGCAGAGGGAGTTGAGACAGAAAATGAGCGGGCTCTTTTAAATCAGATGGGATGTGATGAAATTCAAGGGTATTTGTATAGTCCACCTGTGAAAAGGGAAGAAATGGAACAGTTGCTTCATAGATAA